A region of Trypanosoma brucei brucei TREU927 chromosome 1, complete sequence DNA encodes the following proteins:
- a CDS encoding protein kinase, putative, whose product MVSKEENANIKKGEESDAYLQERGINNIIENLLHDITKCRPDDHLEFMKEWLATRETGKKEFSDGNEAKQMIESPLEREATVGETSEFISETVPEFAFFQPVKKPSTVSWALGARGVDSSRALFTSSRKSPQPIDSVNTTSSSSGSSALQNNLSVAAQGVSMWVPSAAPLKASPAIPSNPLPLSPTTSEGLVSCGELPSSVKKIIEGVRGLSPADHTAVIAFIDGLANRAATTRLGRRKLSNTRGSFGVNFNVDSCGPTMSEGAVPPCISLLVDDDGNVGGERKLSSVQLQQLVGDALTTSMIATGEIFMEEERAGQLSASTTQGASTLGRRVKKGSNLQLARFTDCFSMSDQILPGSNGGVGSGSGPNDGATDLSQMFSSVDEFAAVPVSFIQQYMQHSRLSSTVSRVDSEYSSGATVSSEDEVSVLRKAFRACKRFSDYSETEIEVLARNAQRLELLAGHTCNFKDSIFYVHSGLLRVENNEGVLRELPAGTFLDAQSCEQLNDAREPLEVRAVSDALVLMLKDEALGTIQENEKKLKKRMFVRCLQKSPLFATVPLKLLKNIANYMHVRTVVQGKVLLRKGEHVDWLSVVISGTVSRVVAGGNGNHEVLPQNKQKGGPSSCAAPYILPPESQSGFEFGELELLFNSPMLTDVVATTPVTLARVCTAFVHSLLPHQIINDMKYAVATNPSAGPLLTIAPDAVRHSVKMFMEHYCQSKRLGGSRLRKRISVSSTGTNSTRGFADSVRCGVLASGAKASGGANNLKVSSAGEIVYAGKCNYYRFPIAALGLGNTVVVAVVSDGTIIRWNDSAERITGFSRQQVLGHSVFSSLTTDSARRSMREQLKLVRNVAGNWNQYVSAGLSSPQVYRFRQASGTHSVGLLLSVIPSSAGSNEDVLLLVGREADNNAMTSYVEDTTRWLNDVLRPQLSAFRKRVCEYEERKWNITLEEGAKLHGYVEACNQLMDRYMRLANLNKHSVDALWKPVRMQNVLRQFLQEVTPHVQRAGNKLTTDVVAGPKGEVFLHVEYVLDVLRGMVLDANKNRPNYHMHIVVEAVLPTTMHQDSTTMPCQGEKSTSCDLAFHSVLDQSRVSLDTPHCTTSQITASEDSIRQRSAHSPRQLSKWPSYMQLIRFIFTISESESGLSMANDNTSGGAATTPSGEVPRSSKIHHSFYAGKECGDLVAAMGGEVFSEQRGMNGSGHCVTVELPLLPTPWEEEDDEDEAPTSSTTGPPFAVILADKNEKERNSVCKLLWARRHPVFSVSSLSEVMMRIESPDIGLLIIDPCHLDMTEGESKTFAKAPYPFNMEHGGNHFVVLIYTEDFDDWRVQKMKKCSHVIELPKPATTSLLHSTLYEAERMVIRVREYEERVAQMRSAFREFQAERYEMGKVLGRGSYGEVYEVVDRLTGGKLAVKRMTLSDGLLAADVAEEFLSVTSMRHKNMIHYFYCEQESETVLRLYMELASGGTLKDKIRQHGGPLPLPTVVQYLEDLCDGLAYIHSNLFVHGDIKTANALVDQYGRVKIGDFGTAKRLKRKSEKLYKFVGTPRFMAPELINADATQGHGYDQKGDIWSLGCVALELATGKPPFWHIEEAQGIGIFNFLINLKETPDLSIIEHSDPDFYAFVRRCLHVDPKERPTAQELLTSNLFQRAGTSVRDMRLAQQIQAATKLHEYAALKEDNSDDENDDDDDDEDDDDDDMFVECDFPLVFSGVGTFPNGDQNVATSNRGNIDNEKKGTAKLSG is encoded by the coding sequence ATGGTTTCTAAAGAGGAGAATGCGAACatcaaaaagggggaggaaagcgACGCATATTTGCAGGAGCGTGGGATAAATAATATTATCGAGAACCTTTTGCACGATATCACAAAATGTAGACCGGATGATCACTTGGAGTTTATGAAAGAGTGGTTGGCGACTCGAGaaactggaaaaaaagaattttctGATGGGAATGAAGCGAAGCAGATGATCGAATCACCACTTGAACGCGAGGCGACAGTTGGGGAAACGAGTGAATTCATTTCGGAAACAGTTCCCGAATTTGCCTTTTTCCAACCCGTGAAGAAACCATCAACGGTGTCGTGGGCGCTGGGTGCACGCGGTGTTGACAGCAGTCGTGCATTATTTACCTCCTCCAGAAAATCTCCGCAACCAATCGACTCGGTTAACaccacatcatcatcttcaggCAGCTCGGCACTTCAAAACAATTTAAGTGTTGCTGCTCAAGGCGTTTCAATGTGGGTCCCTTCCGCTGCTCCTCTTAAGGCATCGCCAGCAATTCCATCCAATCCATTACCTTTATCACCCACAACATCAGAAGGGCTCGTGAGTTGTGGAGAGCTGCCGTCGtcagtgaaaaaaataatagaagGAGTGCGGGGACTGTCGCCAGCCGACCACACAGCAGTAATAGCGTTTATTGACGGTTTGGCTAACAGAGCAGCAACCACACGATTAGGAAGGAGAAAGTTGTCAAATACGCGGGGATCATTCGGGGTTAATTTCAACGTTGATAGTTGTGGTCCCACCATGAGCGAGGGAGCCGTGCCACCATGTATTAGTTTGTTAGTGGATGATGACGGTAATGTGGGAGGGGAACGTAAACTCTCTTCGGTTCAATTACAACAATTAGTTGGCGATGCCTTAACAACAAGCATGATTGCAACTGGGGAAATATtcatggaggaggaaagagcGGGTCAGTTGTCGGCCTCCACCACCCAAGGGGCGAGCACATTAGGAAGGAGggtgaaaaaaggaagtaactTGCAATTGGCACGTTTTACCGATTGTTTTTCCATGAGTGATCAGATTCTTCCTGGTTCGAACGGCGGCGTCGGCAGCGGCTCGGGTCCCAATGACGGAGCAACGGATTTGTCGCAAATGTTTTCGAGTGTTGATGAGTTTGCTGCCGTTCCAGTTAGTTTTATTCAACAATATATGCAACACAGTCGGCTCTCCTCAACCGTTAGTAGGGTTGATAGCGAGTACTCTTCGGGGGCGACCGTCAGCAGTGAGGATGAGGTAAGTGTGTTGCGTAAAGCTTTTCGGGCATGTAAGCGCTTCTCCGACTATAGCGAAACAGAAATAGAGGTACTCGCTCGTAATGCGCAAAGGTTGGAACTGCTTGCTGGTCACACATGTAACTTCAAGGACTCCATTTTCTACGTGCATAGTGGTTTGCTCCGCGTAGAGAACAATGAAGGTGTTCTTCGTGAACTTCCGGCAGGAACCTTCCTTGATGCTCAATCCTGCGAGCAGCTTAATGATGCTAGGGAGCCGCTCGAGGTGCGTGCAGTATCTGATGCACTAGTTTTGATGTTGAAGGACGAGGCATTGGGAACCATTCAggagaacgaaaaaaaactgaaaaaacgGATGTTCGTAAGATGCCTGCAGAAGTCACCGCTTTTTGCAACAGTCCCGCTGAAACTTCTGAAAAACATAGCCAATTATATGCATGTGCGAACGGTGGTCCAGGGAAAGGTATTGTTACGGAAAGGAGAGCATGTGGATTGGCTTTCAGTAGTTATCAGTGGCACGGTTAGTAGAGTAGTAGCCGGTGGCAATGGGAATCATGAAGTATTGCCGCAGAATAAGCAGAAAGGTGGCCCATCATCCTGTGCTGCTCCGTACATTTTACCACCCGAATCCCAGAGCGGATTTGAGTTTGGTGAGCTTGAACTTCTGTTTAACTCGCCGATGCTTACGGATGTTGTTGCAACGACACCGGTAACTCTGGCACGAGTTTGCACAGCATTTGTACACTCACTGCTACCCCACCAAATAATCAACGATATGAAATACGCTGTTGCTACCAATCCATCAGCTGGACCTCTTTTGACCATAGCACCGGATGCAGTTCGTCACTCAGTTAAGATGTTTATGGAGCATTACTGTCAGTCAAAACGGTTGGGTGGAAGCCGACTGCGCAAAAGAATTAGTGTTAGCTCAACCGGGACAAATTCTACAAGAGGATTTGCAGATAGCGTCAGATGTGGAGTACTCGCATCCGGAGCCAAAGCGAGTGGCGGAGCAAACAATCTCAAAGTGAGTTCGGCGGGAGAGATTGTGTATGCTGGAAAATGTAATTATTACCGCTTTCCTATAGCTGCTCTTGGGTTGGGGAACACAGTAGTGGTTGCCGTTGTATCGGATGGTACAATTATCCGCTGGAATGATAGCGCCGAGCGCATCACGGGGTTTTCGAGGCAGCAAGTGCTTGGGCACAGCGTCTTCTCTTCACTCACTACCGATTCTGCCCGGCGCTCCATGCGTGAGCAGTTGAAACTCGTGCGAAACGTTGCTGGGAACTGGAACCAGTACGTCAGTGCGGGTCTTTCTTCTCCACAAGTGTATCGTTTTCGTCAGGCGTCTGGAACACACTCCGTTGGGTTACTTTTGAGTGttattccttcttctgcGGGGTCCAATGAAGATGTTTTGTTACTTGTCGGGCGTGAAGCGGATAACAATGCCATGACAAGTTACGTTGAGGATACCACCCGGTGGTTGAATGACGTTCTGCGGCCGCAGCTGTCGGCGTTCCGTAAACGTGTGTGTGAatatgaagaaaggaagtggaATATTACTTTGGAGGAAGGCGCAAAGCTTCATGGCTATGTGGAGGCGTGTAACCAACTTATGGACCGTTACATGCGCCTTGCTAACCTAAACAAACATTCAGTAGATGCTCTGTGGAAACCGGTGCGGATGCAAAATGTGTTACGACAGTTTCTGCAGGAGGTGACACCTCATGTACAGCGGGCTGGGAACAAGCTTACCACAGACGTTGTGGCAGGGCCCAAGGGCGAGGTATTTCTTCATGTGGAATACGTGCTGGATGTACTGCGTGGAATGGTACTTGATGCTAACAAGAATAGACCCAACTATCATATGCATATCGTTGTTGAGGCTGTTTTGCCCACCACTATGCATCAGGATAGTACAACAATGCCCTGCCAGGGTGAAAAGTCCACTTCCTGTGACTTGGCATTTCACTCCGTCTTGGATCAATCGCGAGTGAGTCTCGACACACCCCACTGCACAACATCGCAAATAACCGCGAGTGAAGACAGCATTCGACAACGCTCTGCTCACTCTCCCCGGCAATTAAGTAAATGGCCCTCATATATGCAGCTTATTCGGTTTATATTTACGATTAGCGAAAGTGAGTCCGGCCTTTCGATGGCgaatgataacaccagtggTGGGGCAGCTACCACCCCAAGTGGTGAAGTCCCGCGTAGCAGCAAAATTCATCATAGTTTTTATGCAGGAAAGGAATGTGGAGACCTTGTTGCTGCGATGGGAGGTGAGGTTTTTTCCGAGCAACGTGGAATGAACGGTTCGGGTCATTGTGTTACGGTAGAACTACCGCTATTACCGACGCCttgggaagaggaggacgaCGAAGATGAGGCACCTACATCTTCTACTACAGGACCGCCATTTGCTGTTATTCTTGCTGACAAGAATGAGAAGGAGCGCAACAGTGTCTGTAAATTGTTGTGGGCACGTCGGCACCCTGTTTTTTCTGTATCGTCATTGTCGGaagtgatgatgaggattGAAAGCCCGGACATTGGTCTTCTCATTATAGATCCGTGTCATTTAGATATGAcagagggggaaagcaaGACATTTGCCAAAGCTCCCTACCCATTCAACATGGAACATGGGGGAAATCATTTCGTTGTCCTTATTTACACCGAAGACTTCGACGACTGGAGGGtgcaaaaaatgaagaagtgcAGTCACGTGATTGAGTTGCCCAAGCCAGCAACTACTTCACTGCTTCACTCCACTTTGTATGAAGCGGAGCGTATGGTTATTCGTGTGCGAGAGTACGAGGAGCGTGTGGCTCAAATGAGGTCTGCCTTTCGTGAGTTCCAAGCTGAGAGGTATGAAATGGGTAAAGTATTGGGCAGAGGATCGTATGGTGAGGTTTATGAAGTCGTTGATCGACTCACAGGTGGAAAGTTAGCCGTAAAGCGCATGACTCTTAGCGATGGTTTATTGGCTGCAGATGTTGCTGAGGAATTTCTGTCTGTGACATCTATGCGGCATAAAAACATGATTCATTACTTCTATTGTGAGCAAGAGAGTGAGACAGTGCTGCGGTTATATATGGAGTTGGCATCTGGTGGGACTCTTAAAGATAAGATCCGTCAACATGGTGGACCGCTTCCGCTCCCAACTGTTGTGCAATACCTTGAGGATCTTTGTGACGGACTCGCTTATATCCACTCCAATTTGTTCGTGCATGGGGATATTAAAACTGCGAATGCGCTAGTTGATCAATATGGTCGTGTTAAAATTGGTGATTTTGGTACCGCAAAGCGTCTCAAACGAAAATCGGAAAAACTTTACAAATTTGTCGGAACCCCGCGTTTTATGGCACCCGAGCTCATTAACGCGGACGCCACACAGGGACATGGCTACGATCAAAAGGGAGATATTTGGTCACTTGGATGTGTTGCTTTGGAGTTAGCGACGGGGAAACCACCATTTTGGCATATTGAAGAGGCACAAGGTATAGGTATATTCAACTTCCTGATTAATTTGAAGGAAACACCAGATTTGTCGATAATCGAACATAGCGATCCTGACTTTTATGCATTTGTGAGGAGGTGCCTCCATGTTGATCCCAAGGAGCGACCAACAGCGCAGGAGTTATTGACAAGTAATCTCTTTCAGCGTGCGGGGACGAGTGTGAGGGATATGAGGTTGGCGCAGCAAATACAAGCTGCAACGAAGTTACATGAATATGCGGCGCTTAAGGAAGACAATAGTGACGATGAGaatgacgatgacgatgacgatgaagatgatgatgatgacgatatGTTCGTGGAGTGTGATTTTCCGTTAGTGTTCTCTGGAGTTGGCACATTTCCAAATGGCGACCAAAATGTTGCGACGAGTAACCGTGGCAATATTGataacgaaaagaaaggaactgCAAAATTGAGTGGGTGA
- a CDS encoding tubulin-tyrosine ligase, putative produces the protein MTDGVTLHGETDVTVQRQQQERNKRIGGGAFHPTTPSVYRFESRDDCTVWETTSAPHTQKRSAAADEYVTVCLSPFHGRRPTILFKPFDRPCDDDLLGADKHIYIEPSPLPRLQSDATEERSQEEGVFIKCQRTEQIARTGPYGTLSFTMPAPAVRFSAVMCALERAGFVEDTSLLSKSWLLKWCKRPVRSDFSKLRLFQRINHFPGTWRLGKKDELHRHLVAARVRWNAQIASDSGGYGERHRSSTNSNGDCCEGGNSEHMNFFPEAWVLPDEQEELNRVLCAKEERGNVFIAKPTTAACGRGIQLLVAGEPSHSSLMRRLNGVHNNSDSTQRGRGENNTPNFQCSNGADIRRSSNRMIVQRYVSDPLLVEGYKFDLRLYVVVTSYVPLRAYLYTEGLVRFATSPYPNDPAGVRAEAVMGERTLTAHLTNFTINKKSEDFFSPAGVHTNDADVEDTASVNSASKWTLSALESHFNKHGLDWDGTMKQIHDILVKVLLSVQPHVKAEMDSIASGGSGSRVRDSCFEVYGVDVLLRRPPSSKVIPIPVLMEVNIMPSLSTHYSLLDQCVKGNFVADMLTLVGLTAGSSPVSAGGTRCKGNGDGNMSPSEIYGHAFLDSLNDVTEREACVRAEEEQLRSRNFIRICPTSESYNRYCALFSEPEGVGNRCRSLDEVLSAWEQARRDNPPSWAS, from the coding sequence ATGACAGACGGCGTTACATTACATGGAGAAACCGATGTGACGGTacaacggcagcagcaggagcggAACAAACGCATTGGAGGTGGTGCTTTCCACCCCACAACCCCTTCAGTGTACCGGTTTGAAAGCAGGGATGATTGTACAGTTTGGGAGACAACAAGTGCTCCACACACCCAGAAGCGCAGTGCTGCTGCGGACGAATATGTTACCGTATGTCTCAGCCCATTTCACGGTAGAAGACCCACAATACTATTTAAACCGTTTGATCGACCGTGTGACGATGATTTACTTGGAGCTGATAAACACATCTATATTGAACCCTCACCACTGCCAAGGCTTCAAAGTGATGCAACTGAAGAAAGGAGTCAGGAAGAAGGTGTGTTTATTAAATGCCAGAGGACGGAGCAAATTGCCCGAACTGGACCGTACGGCACGCTCAGCTTTACGATGCCTGCCCCCGCAGTCCGCTTTTCTGCTGTTATGTGCGCTCTGGAGCGTGCGGGCTTTGTGGAAGACACAAGTTTACTCTCCAAATCCTGGTTGCTTAAATGGTGCAAACGCCCCGTACGCAGCGATTTTTCAAAACTGAGATTGTTTCAACGTATCAATCACTTCCCGGGAACGTGGCGCCTCGGTAAGAAGGATGAGTTGCATCGGCACCTAGTCGCTGCAAGAGTGAGGTGGAACGCACAAATTGCTTCGGATAGTGGAGGCTACGGGGAAAGGCACCGCAGTAGCACTAACAGTAATGGTGACTGCTGTGAAGGAGGGAATAGCGAACATATGAATTTTTTCCCGGAAGCTTGGGTGTTGCCAGACGAACAGGAGGAACTGAATCGTGTACTGTGTGCGAAAGAAGAGCGTGGTAACGTGTTTATCGCTAAGCCCACAACAGCCGCATGTGGGCGAGGTATTCAACTCTTGGTAGCTGGGGAGCCTTCTCATTCCAGTTTAATGCGGCGACTAAATGGTGTACACAATAATTCGGATAGTACGCAGAGAGGACgtggggaaaacaacacacccAACTTTCAATGTAGTAACGGTGCCGACATTCGTAGGTCATCTAATCGAATGATAGTGCAGCGCTACGTTTCGGATCCACTGTTAGTTGAAGGCTATAAGTTTGATTTGCGCCTCTATGTTGTTGTAACGTCATATGTACCTTTGCGCGCGTACCTCTACACGGAAGGGTTGGTGCGGTTCGCAACTTCTCCATACCCAAACGACCCCGCCGGAGTCCGTGCTGAGGCGGTGATGGGTGAGAGGACGCTTACGGCACATCTTACAAATTTTACCATCAACAAGAAATCGGAGGATTTCTTTTCGCCTGCCGGCGTGCACACCAACGATGCCGACGTTGAAGACACCGCGTCTGTAAACAGCGCTTCAAAGTGGACCCTTAGTGCTCTTGAAAGTCATTTTAACAAGCATGGTTTGGATTGGGATGGGAcaatgaaacaaatacacGATATTCTCGTAAAAGTACTCCTTTCTGTGCAGCCCCACGTGAAGGCAGAAATGGACTCTATAGCCAGTGGCGGCAGTGGGAGCCGTGTGAGGGACAGTTGTTTTGAAGTTTACGGAGTGGATGTTTTGCTGCGCAGGCCACCATCCTCGAAAGTAATACCGATTCCAGTTCTAATGGAAGTGAATATTATGCCGTCCCTCAGTACGCACTACTCGTTGCTTGATCAGTGTGTAAAGGGCAATTTTGTTGCAGATATGCTCACGTTAGTTGGTCTTACTGCTGGTTCATCGCCTGTTAGCGCTGGTGGTACGCGCTGCAAAGGCAATGGCGACGGCAATATGTCTCCGAGTGAAATTTACGGACATGCATTTCTTGATTCTTTGAATGATGTAACGGAGCGGGAGGCGTGTGTGAGAGCGGAGGAAGAGCAATTGCGAAGTAGGAACTTCATACGAATATGCCCAACATCAGAGTCATACAACCGCTATTGTGCTTTGTTTAGCGAGCCGGAAGGTGTGGGAAACAGATGCCGCTCGCTGGATGAAGTGTTAAGCGCATGGGAACAGGCCAGACGTGACAACCCCCCATCGTGGGCTTCTTAA